A portion of the Chloroflexota bacterium genome contains these proteins:
- a CDS encoding fumarylacetoacetate hydrolase family protein, translating into MKLVTFEVVTAVGPAQRIGAISQGKIIDLNMSYTCYLADKRGSHRAYEIASAVLPPDMTAFFRSGQEGREAAETAIDYVAKQRSKTPIMGPRGEKMVYEMVEVRLKAPVPRPNSLRDYITFEGHVTFSGLKQVDKAWYEMPVCYKGNPDTVIGPEETIPWPSYTDLLDYELEYGIYIGKEGKNIPRERAKEYIAGYTIFNDTSARDIQLQEMTVLLGPVKGKDFCSVMGPCLVTPDEVNPSNMRMIARINGEVWSDSNSGTSYWTWPQIIEFASMEETLYPGDFLGSGTVERGCGGELNRWLQPGDVIELEVEGIGILRNRVGEKPPKRTFIR; encoded by the coding sequence ATGAAACTGGTGACTTTCGAGGTTGTTACCGCTGTAGGGCCGGCGCAACGCATCGGGGCGATAAGCCAGGGGAAGATAATTGATCTCAACATGAGCTACACGTGCTATTTGGCGGACAAGCGTGGCAGCCACCGAGCTTATGAGATAGCTTCAGCAGTATTGCCACCCGACATGACTGCTTTTTTCCGCAGTGGGCAGGAGGGCAGAGAGGCAGCCGAGACAGCTATTGACTACGTGGCAAAGCAGCGGTCGAAAACGCCTATCATGGGGCCGAGGGGTGAAAAGATGGTCTATGAGATGGTGGAAGTCAGGCTCAAAGCTCCGGTGCCCCGACCCAACTCTCTTCGAGACTACATCACCTTCGAAGGCCATGTTACCTTCTCTGGGCTGAAGCAGGTGGATAAGGCTTGGTATGAGATGCCTGTGTGTTATAAAGGTAATCCCGACACGGTTATCGGCCCAGAAGAAACCATCCCCTGGCCCAGTTACACTGACCTGCTAGACTACGAACTAGAATACGGCATCTACATAGGCAAAGAAGGCAAGAACATCCCACGGGAAAGAGCAAAGGAATACATCGCCGGCTACACGATATTCAATGATACCAGTGCTCGAGATATCCAGTTACAGGAGATGACGGTGCTCCTCGGCCCGGTCAAAGGGAAGGACTTCTGCAGCGTTATGGGACCTTGTCTGGTAACTCCAGATGAGGTGAACCCCAGCAACATGCGGATGATAGCCCGCATCAACGGTGAGGTATGGTCAGACAGCAATAGCGGCACCAGTTACTGGACCTGGCCTCAGATTATTGAGTTTGCCTCTATGGAGGAAACACTTTACCCCGGCGACTTTCTAGGCTCGGGAACTGTGGAGAGGGGCTGTGGTGGCGAGCTGAACAGATGGCTTCAGCCGGGGGATGTCATCGAGCTAGAGGTGGAAGGCATCGGCATCCTGAGAAATCGGGTGGGCGAGAAGCCGCCTAAGCGGACTTTTATCCGTTGA